One segment of Trichlorobacter ammonificans DNA contains the following:
- a CDS encoding solute symporter family protein, which yields MKKLLVTLGCLLTFAGVVCAEPAKTPAAPDAAPAAAAPAPAAAAPAAAVAPADAKPATPAKTVVDSKEKLKANPKVTIPIFLMIIGATMAVVVWSAKKTKSAADFYTAGGGITGTQNGWAIAGDYMSAASFLGISGMISLYGYDGFMYSVGWLVAYITVLLIVAEPCRNAGKYTLGDILAFRTEPKPVRAVAAISVVAVSTFYLTAQMVGAGKLMQLLLGINYKVAVIGVGILMVGYVVFGGMTATTWVQIIKAGLLMTGAGLLAILVGLKSGMSPFQFFNDIATNEKIIDHVKLLPIYLREVEAGTATMDAGQRFLEPGLFLTNPLDQISLGMALVLGTAGMPHILMRFFTVPTAQEARKSVIVAMFIIGSFYILTTLLGFGAAIHLSPQGIKAVDAGGNMAAMMLAKALGGDISPFIGDLLLAFLCAVAFATILAVVSGLVLAASAAIAHDIYVNVIKDGHADQHEQVMAARITSFVVGACGIAIGIAAEKQNVAHLVALAFAVASSGNLPVVVLSLFWKKFNTAGVIAGLLVGTIASIGLVMVSPNMTYPDVVANNAKKAYTKLEADISAGKIAPEAMEKTLKTIDDKKAEEAKNRGGKSMVGLSAPLFTLKNPGILSIPLGFIAAIVAALAFPSRRAEEMWDEIYVRQNTGIGMAKAIDH from the coding sequence GTGAAGAAACTGCTTGTAACCCTCGGCTGCCTGCTCACCTTTGCCGGTGTTGTCTGCGCTGAACCCGCCAAGACGCCGGCTGCACCGGACGCGGCACCCGCCGCTGCCGCCCCTGCACCCGCTGCCGCAGCCCCCGCCGCTGCCGTTGCCCCGGCTGACGCCAAGCCGGCTACCCCGGCCAAGACGGTTGTGGACTCCAAGGAAAAACTGAAGGCCAACCCCAAGGTCACCATTCCGATCTTCCTGATGATCATCGGCGCCACCATGGCCGTGGTGGTCTGGTCGGCAAAAAAGACCAAGTCGGCAGCCGACTTCTACACCGCCGGTGGCGGCATCACCGGTACCCAGAACGGCTGGGCCATTGCCGGCGACTATATGTCCGCCGCCTCCTTCCTGGGGATTTCCGGCATGATCTCCCTGTACGGTTACGACGGCTTCATGTACTCGGTGGGCTGGCTGGTGGCTTACATCACCGTGCTCCTGATCGTAGCCGAACCCTGCCGTAACGCCGGCAAGTACACCCTGGGCGACATTCTGGCCTTCCGGACCGAGCCCAAGCCGGTGCGCGCCGTTGCCGCCATTTCGGTTGTCGCCGTTTCCACCTTCTACCTGACCGCCCAGATGGTTGGTGCCGGCAAGCTGATGCAGCTGCTGCTGGGCATCAACTACAAGGTGGCCGTTATCGGCGTCGGTATCCTGATGGTTGGCTACGTGGTGTTCGGCGGCATGACCGCTACCACCTGGGTACAGATCATCAAAGCCGGCCTGCTGATGACCGGTGCCGGTCTGCTGGCGATTCTGGTGGGCCTCAAGTCCGGTATGAGCCCGTTCCAGTTCTTCAACGACATCGCCACCAACGAGAAGATCATCGATCACGTCAAATTGCTGCCGATTTATCTGAGAGAGGTTGAGGCGGGTACGGCCACCATGGATGCCGGCCAGCGCTTCCTGGAGCCCGGCCTGTTCCTGACCAACCCGCTTGACCAGATCTCCCTGGGTATGGCCCTGGTGCTGGGCACCGCCGGCATGCCGCACATCCTGATGCGCTTCTTCACCGTGCCGACTGCTCAGGAAGCCCGCAAGTCGGTTATCGTGGCCATGTTCATCATCGGCTCCTTCTACATCCTGACCACCCTGCTGGGCTTTGGCGCGGCCATTCACCTTTCCCCGCAAGGGATCAAGGCGGTTGACGCCGGCGGCAACATGGCTGCCATGATGCTGGCCAAGGCGCTGGGCGGCGACATCTCGCCGTTCATCGGCGACCTGCTGCTGGCCTTCCTCTGCGCCGTCGCCTTCGCCACCATCCTGGCGGTGGTCTCCGGTCTGGTGCTGGCAGCCTCCGCTGCTATTGCCCACGACATCTACGTGAACGTGATTAAGGACGGCCACGCCGACCAGCATGAGCAGGTCATGGCTGCCCGGATCACCTCCTTCGTGGTCGGTGCCTGCGGTATTGCCATCGGTATTGCTGCCGAAAAGCAGAACGTTGCTCACTTGGTGGCCCTGGCCTTCGCTGTGGCCTCCTCCGGTAACCTGCCGGTGGTGGTGCTCTCGCTCTTCTGGAAAAAGTTCAACACCGCCGGCGTCATTGCCGGTCTGCTGGTGGGTACCATCGCCTCCATCGGTCTGGTGATGGTCTCCCCCAACATGACCTATCCGGATGTCGTTGCCAATAACGCGAAGAAGGCTTACACCAAGCTTGAGGCCGATATTTCCGCCGGCAAGATTGCTCCGGAAGCAATGGAAAAGACTCTGAAGACGATTGACGACAAGAAGGCTGAGGAAGCCAAGAACCGTGGCGGTAAGTCCATGGTCGGTCTCTCCGCGCCGCTCTTCACCCTGAAGAACCCCGGTATTCTCTCCATTCCGCTGGGCTTCATCGCCGCCATTGTGGCCGCGCTGGCTTTCCCCAGCCGTCGGGCAGAAGAGATGTGGGACGAGATCTACGTCCGTCAGAACACCGGCATCGGCATGGCTAAGGCCATTGACCACTAA
- a CDS encoding HU family DNA-binding protein, whose product MKKADLVAKMAEGAGITKTQAEKALNAFMAATEAALKAGDKLTLVGFGTFSTVARKARIGRNPQTGKEIKIAAKTSTKFTPGKNLKDLKAKAAKAPAKAAKKK is encoded by the coding sequence ATGAAAAAGGCAGATCTGGTTGCAAAGATGGCGGAAGGCGCCGGCATTACCAAGACTCAGGCGGAGAAGGCACTGAATGCCTTTATGGCAGCCACGGAAGCTGCTCTGAAGGCGGGAGACAAACTGACCCTGGTTGGTTTCGGTACGTTCAGCACGGTTGCACGCAAGGCGCGTATCGGCCGTAACCCGCAGACCGGCAAGGAGATCAAGATTGCCGCCAAGACGTCAACCAAGTTCACCCCCGGCAAGAACCTGAAGGACCTCAAAGCCAAGGCTGCAAAGGCCCCTGCCAAGGCTGCCAAGAAGAAATAA
- a CDS encoding putative nucleotidyltransferase substrate binding domain-containing protein — protein sequence MADLNVLFQPVGQYCHREVVTCSPDDPLVEAVSVMRRHNISSLVVCRDGRPMGMISDRDLRNKVVAQGLDPKQLTIADIMHTPLITIGEQEFLFEALHRISRNGIHRLVVLGSQGGLAGIITDSDILRLQGNSPQRLVRTIEEARSVDSLRRLHQRVQGLVLHLIGTGVRVQELVRLIAHLNDQVLVRLIDLLLEEQYADLAGRFAFLVLGSEGRGEQTLTTDQDNALVYADDLTPAEQQRIIEFSETLIQAIIAIGIPPCSGGIMANNPLWRHSLKEWKGVMDGWFAVPTPENILKVGMITDLRALRGNLSLEQAMKDHIAGRLKGNEAYLGHLTSNVLRFAVPLGWFGRIRTEAGEDREGRLDLKKAGIFAITEGVKILAISEGGQVNGTVPRIERLAEIGVLERREADDLIATYHTLVYFRLRTQVEAIREGRTPDNRIALARLNRMEKGRLRTALEGVRSFQGLLQRRFRLGQIL from the coding sequence ATGGCCGATCTGAATGTCCTGTTTCAACCGGTGGGGCAGTACTGTCATCGCGAGGTGGTCACCTGTTCGCCCGACGATCCGCTGGTTGAGGCGGTGTCGGTCATGCGGCGACACAATATCTCCAGCCTGGTGGTCTGCCGCGATGGACGTCCCATGGGGATGATCAGCGATCGTGACCTGCGGAACAAGGTGGTGGCCCAGGGGCTCGATCCCAAGCAGTTGACCATTGCCGACATCATGCACACTCCCCTGATCACCATCGGCGAGCAGGAGTTTCTTTTCGAGGCGCTGCACCGTATCTCCCGCAACGGCATTCACCGGCTGGTGGTGCTTGGTTCCCAGGGGGGACTGGCCGGCATCATCACCGATTCGGACATTCTCCGGCTACAGGGCAATTCGCCGCAGCGCCTGGTGCGCACCATCGAAGAGGCCCGCAGCGTGGATTCCCTGCGCCGTCTCCATCAGCGGGTGCAGGGGCTGGTGCTGCATCTGATCGGCACCGGCGTGCGGGTGCAGGAGCTGGTTCGCCTGATCGCCCACTTGAATGACCAGGTGCTGGTCCGCCTGATCGATCTGTTGCTGGAAGAGCAGTATGCCGACCTGGCCGGTCGTTTTGCGTTTCTGGTGCTGGGAAGCGAGGGACGGGGAGAGCAGACCCTGACCACCGACCAGGACAATGCTCTGGTGTATGCCGACGACCTGACCCCGGCGGAGCAGCAGCGAATCATCGAATTTTCGGAAACACTGATTCAGGCGATCATCGCCATCGGCATCCCTCCCTGTTCCGGCGGCATCATGGCCAACAACCCCCTCTGGCGGCATAGCCTGAAAGAATGGAAGGGAGTCATGGATGGCTGGTTTGCCGTACCGACGCCGGAGAATATCCTGAAAGTGGGTATGATTACCGACCTGCGCGCCCTGCGGGGAAACCTGTCCCTGGAGCAGGCCATGAAGGATCATATCGCCGGCAGACTGAAGGGAAACGAGGCGTACCTGGGACACCTGACCAGCAACGTGCTGCGCTTTGCCGTGCCCCTGGGGTGGTTCGGTCGCATCAGGACCGAGGCCGGCGAGGATCGAGAAGGGCGGCTGGACCTGAAAAAGGCCGGCATTTTCGCCATCACTGAAGGGGTGAAAATTCTGGCCATTTCCGAAGGGGGACAAGTCAACGGCACCGTCCCCCGCATCGAACGGCTGGCCGAAATCGGCGTTCTCGAGCGCCGGGAAGCCGACGACCTGATTGCAACCTACCATACCTTGGTCTACTTCCGATTGCGTACCCAGGTTGAGGCGATCCGGGAGGGGCGGACGCCGGACAACCGGATTGCCCTCGCCCGTCTGAACCGGATGGAGAAGGGGCGGCTGCGGACAGCCCTGGAAGGGGTCCGTTCCTTCCAGGGGTTGCTGCAGCGCCGCTTCCGTCTGGGGCAAATCCTCTAG
- a CDS encoding AAA family ATPase, with protein sequence MSERSNAIGNTLAELSSSLLQGKREPLRLAMVALLTGGHLLIEDLPGLGKTTLALALAGSIGLSLGRIQCTSDLLPSDITGLSIFRRDEGRFEFLAGPVFNNIVLVDEINRAMPRTQSALLEAMEERRVTIEGNTHLLPDPFLVIATQNPVEQTGTYPLPESQLDRFLLCTGIGYPPAELEKAIIAGGGVRERLEGLPRLLTATALAEARREVAAVTLSATVVAYLHTCVTATRHHPAVQIGLSTRAAIGLAAAARAAAYLDGRDFVAPEDVREMAAAVGAHRLFLRPHYDTLDRRGLLRSIIDPIPLPLA encoded by the coding sequence ATGTCCGAGAGAAGCAACGCTATTGGTAACACCCTTGCCGAGTTGAGCAGTTCGTTGCTGCAGGGCAAGCGTGAACCACTCCGCCTGGCCATGGTGGCGCTCCTTACCGGTGGTCATCTGCTGATCGAGGATCTGCCCGGTCTGGGTAAGACCACGCTGGCCCTGGCCCTGGCCGGCAGTATCGGTCTGTCCTTGGGGCGGATTCAGTGTACCAGCGACCTCCTGCCGTCCGACATTACCGGTTTGTCGATCTTTCGACGGGACGAAGGACGGTTTGAGTTCCTGGCCGGACCGGTGTTCAACAACATCGTACTGGTGGATGAGATCAACCGGGCCATGCCGCGTACCCAGAGTGCGCTGCTGGAGGCGATGGAGGAACGCCGGGTCACGATAGAAGGGAATACCCATCTGTTGCCGGACCCCTTTCTGGTGATCGCCACCCAGAATCCGGTGGAACAGACCGGCACCTATCCCCTGCCGGAATCGCAGCTGGACCGTTTCCTGCTCTGTACCGGCATCGGGTATCCGCCGGCGGAATTGGAAAAGGCCATCATTGCTGGTGGTGGAGTTCGTGAGCGGCTTGAGGGACTTCCCCGGCTGCTGACCGCCACCGCTCTTGCCGAAGCACGACGCGAAGTGGCTGCCGTTACCCTGTCCGCTACGGTGGTGGCGTACCTGCACACCTGTGTCACCGCCACCCGTCACCATCCCGCCGTACAGATCGGACTTTCGACGCGGGCGGCCATCGGCTTGGCGGCCGCGGCGCGGGCCGCAGCCTACCTGGATGGCCGTGATTTCGTCGCACCGGAGGATGTGCGCGAGATGGCGGCAGCGGTGGGCGCCCACCGGCTGTTTCTGCGTCCGCACTACGATACCCTGGACCGGAGGGGGCTGTTACGTTCCATTATCGATCCGATTCCCCTGCCTTTGGCCTGA
- the otsB gene encoding trehalose-phosphatase: MIGLFSAEGRSALRAFVNAHTLFAFDLDGTLVPIVANPADIRIDTTVQDGMVVLTSLAATAVITGRSRSDAAARLGFTPRYLVGNHGAEGVPGQEAESRELLRTVAAWERQLLTLLPPQRRAGILLERKGYSLSLHYRHAPEPRSAHAALLAAITALTPPPRRVAGKCVENLLPLGAPHKGEALVRLLDVSGCVNAFFIGDDETDEDVFRLNDPRIFPVCVGADRATAARYLLERQEDMSLLLNALVTLLRDGAVEM; encoded by the coding sequence GTGATCGGTCTCTTCAGTGCTGAGGGCCGCAGCGCGCTGCGCGCTTTCGTCAACGCGCACACCCTTTTTGCCTTCGATCTGGACGGCACGCTGGTGCCGATCGTGGCCAATCCGGCCGATATCCGCATTGACACCACAGTGCAGGATGGCATGGTTGTGCTTACCTCGTTGGCTGCCACTGCCGTCATTACTGGCCGTTCCCGCAGCGACGCCGCAGCCCGCCTCGGTTTCACCCCGCGCTACCTCGTGGGGAACCACGGAGCCGAGGGGGTGCCGGGACAGGAAGCGGAAAGCCGCGAGCTGCTCCGGACGGTCGCGGCCTGGGAACGGCAACTGCTCACCCTGCTCCCCCCCCAACGCCGGGCGGGAATCCTGCTGGAACGCAAGGGGTACAGTCTGTCGCTCCACTATCGTCACGCTCCGGAGCCCCGCTCCGCCCACGCCGCCTTGCTGGCGGCCATTACCGCTCTTACCCCTCCTCCCCGGCGAGTGGCGGGGAAGTGTGTGGAAAACCTGCTGCCCCTGGGAGCACCCCACAAGGGGGAGGCGCTGGTGCGGCTTCTGGACGTTTCCGGCTGCGTCAACGCCTTCTTCATCGGCGACGATGAAACCGACGAGGATGTCTTTCGTCTGAACGATCCACGAATATTCCCTGTCTGCGTGGGAGCGGACCGTGCCACTGCCGCCCGCTACCTGCTGGAGCGTCAGGAGGATATGTCCCTGCTGCTGAACGCTCTGGTGACGCTCCTGCGAGACGGAGCGGTTGAAATGTAA
- a CDS encoding DUF485 domain-containing protein, with product MSEQAINWSSIAQNPKFVELHRKKTAFLFGWWIFSSIYYFLLPIGAAYAPGLFKVQVLGRINVGYLFALSQFFVSWGIAMYYAHVANKDFDRLTRELVADVQ from the coding sequence ATGTCAGAACAAGCAATCAACTGGAGTTCGATAGCGCAGAATCCCAAGTTTGTCGAACTGCACCGCAAAAAGACCGCCTTCCTGTTCGGCTGGTGGATTTTCTCCAGCATCTATTACTTCCTGCTGCCGATTGGTGCCGCCTACGCGCCGGGGCTGTTCAAGGTACAGGTACTCGGCCGGATCAACGTCGGCTATCTGTTCGCCCTGTCCCAGTTCTTCGTGTCCTGGGGGATCGCCATGTACTATGCCCATGTTGCCAACAAAGATTTTGACCGTCTGACCAGGGAACTGGTCGCCGACGTCCAGTAG
- a CDS encoding branched-chain amino acid aminotransferase gives MDIAVLPLAPEQMKARVADESKLGFGRQFTDRMFLAEWSVDRGWHSARIKPYEPFVLDPAALVFHYSQEIFEGLKAYKWQDNRIALFRPEMNARRFNHSAARLCMPEVPEELFLDGIDRLVSLERDWIPTAPGTSLYIRPTMIAVEPVLGVKPSDHYYFYVIMSPVGAYYAAGFKPVSIMVEDRYVRAVPGGTGDAKTGGNYAASLKAGLEAKKKGYDQVLWLDGRERRYIEEVGAMNMFFAYGTHIVTAPLTGSILSGITRESVLRLALELGCTVEERMIDVEHLLQDMKSGAVTEAFGSGTAAVVTPVGRFCYKDECLTVGNGGVGTITQRLYDTLTGIQTGTIEDRFGWIRFVE, from the coding sequence ATGGATATTGCGGTTCTTCCTCTTGCGCCCGAACAGATGAAGGCGCGGGTTGCCGATGAGTCGAAGCTGGGATTCGGCAGGCAGTTCACCGATCGTATGTTCCTTGCGGAATGGAGCGTTGACCGGGGGTGGCACAGTGCCCGGATCAAGCCCTACGAGCCGTTCGTACTGGATCCTGCAGCCTTGGTCTTTCATTATTCCCAGGAGATTTTTGAAGGCCTCAAGGCCTACAAATGGCAGGACAACCGCATCGCCCTGTTCCGGCCGGAAATGAATGCACGGCGTTTCAATCATTCCGCTGCCCGGCTCTGCATGCCGGAGGTTCCGGAAGAGCTTTTTCTCGACGGCATCGACCGGCTGGTCAGTTTGGAACGGGACTGGATACCGACCGCACCGGGCACGTCACTGTACATCCGTCCCACCATGATCGCAGTGGAGCCGGTGCTGGGGGTCAAGCCTTCGGACCACTACTACTTCTACGTGATCATGTCGCCGGTGGGGGCCTATTACGCAGCCGGCTTCAAGCCGGTGAGCATCATGGTGGAGGATCGTTACGTTCGTGCCGTACCCGGCGGTACCGGTGACGCCAAGACCGGCGGTAACTATGCCGCGTCACTGAAGGCCGGCTTGGAAGCGAAGAAAAAGGGCTACGACCAGGTGCTCTGGCTGGACGGCAGGGAGCGGCGTTACATTGAAGAGGTGGGCGCCATGAACATGTTCTTTGCTTACGGCACCCATATTGTCACCGCCCCCCTGACCGGCTCGATTCTTTCCGGCATTACCCGCGAATCGGTTCTGCGACTGGCTCTCGAACTGGGCTGTACGGTTGAGGAGCGGATGATCGATGTTGAACATCTGCTGCAGGATATGAAAAGCGGTGCCGTTACCGAGGCGTTCGGCAGCGGCACGGCGGCGGTAGTCACGCCGGTGGGCAGATTCTGTTACAAGGACGAGTGCCTTACCGTCGGCAATGGCGGGGTAGGCACGATTACCCAACGGCTCTACGATACGTTGACCGGTATTCAGACCGGCACCATTGAGGATCGCTTCGGCTGGATCAGGTTCGTCGAGTAA
- a CDS encoding PilZ domain-containing protein, translated as MAPPVILVISRSETRMQTYREALERVGASCVGLADLKGAPVLAASTPMNGIAIDMPVQIKASSGDKALVEDMLLALPSVYLNIAPATDAIRILTATGTQGTFQTFEQFVAACANFNARVVRPKNRTELNLNALLYPSMSGDVPPERTVTINVSPGGCFLFSSHPDYHVEQLVRIDFVGFEDRTPIIGSVRWLQPWGTSHLIPGIGVRFEQISAAQQMALDCLLKALEPR; from the coding sequence ATGGCACCCCCCGTCATACTCGTCATTTCGCGCAGTGAAACCCGCATGCAGACCTATCGTGAGGCGCTGGAACGGGTCGGTGCCTCCTGCGTGGGACTTGCCGATCTGAAGGGGGCTCCCGTTCTGGCAGCTTCGACCCCAATGAACGGCATCGCCATCGATATGCCGGTACAGATCAAGGCATCGTCCGGCGATAAGGCGCTGGTGGAGGATATGCTGCTGGCCCTGCCCAGCGTCTACCTGAACATCGCTCCGGCCACCGACGCGATCAGAATACTTACCGCCACCGGCACCCAGGGAACCTTCCAGACCTTTGAGCAGTTCGTCGCTGCCTGCGCCAACTTCAACGCCCGGGTCGTCCGTCCGAAGAATCGGACGGAACTGAACCTGAACGCACTGCTCTACCCCAGCATGTCCGGCGATGTTCCTCCGGAGCGGACCGTGACCATCAACGTCTCGCCGGGCGGCTGTTTTCTGTTCAGTTCTCACCCTGACTACCATGTGGAACAGCTGGTACGGATCGACTTCGTCGGTTTCGAGGACCGCACCCCGATCATCGGTTCCGTGCGCTGGCTGCAGCCGTGGGGCACCTCGCATCTGATACCGGGCATCGGTGTCCGGTTCGAGCAGATTTCGGCGGCACAGCAGATGGCGTTGGACTGCCTGCTCAAGGCCCTTGAACCCCGCTAA
- a CDS encoding DUF58 domain-containing protein: MGFAAVNTGNNLLFLVVSGMLAFMSVTGIIGMANLKGLGVALAPPDEVHAGRPALFSLQLTNSKKWLPSFLLQLSSGAASVQCTALAPASGCVLPLTLQFEQRGVASIRHLRVSSPFPVNFFVRSWTLPVQCDLVVFPRQTPCWNVASGNDGQKHAPAGSVQRGWGGEVERIREYTGRDPLQSIHWKLSAREDEVKVKEYAESSAESLLINPSLLPGDGEDRIAGAAWLAVQWGSRRPVGLLLAGELVPPQQGRGQIRKILARLAVYGIEDESVSGVQGP; this comes from the coding sequence ATGGGGTTTGCGGCGGTCAACACCGGTAACAACCTGCTGTTTCTGGTGGTCTCCGGCATGCTGGCCTTCATGTCGGTTACCGGCATTATAGGCATGGCCAACCTGAAAGGTCTCGGGGTTGCCCTGGCGCCCCCCGATGAAGTGCATGCCGGCCGGCCTGCGCTCTTTTCCCTGCAGCTTACCAACAGTAAGAAATGGCTTCCGTCCTTTCTCCTGCAGCTTTCCAGTGGAGCTGCGTCGGTGCAGTGTACCGCGCTTGCTCCCGCTTCCGGTTGCGTACTTCCCCTGACCCTGCAGTTTGAGCAGCGGGGGGTGGCTTCCATCCGTCACCTGCGGGTCAGTTCTCCTTTTCCGGTGAACTTTTTCGTGCGCTCCTGGACGTTGCCGGTACAGTGCGACCTAGTGGTATTCCCCCGTCAGACGCCCTGTTGGAATGTCGCTTCGGGGAACGACGGCCAGAAGCATGCTCCCGCAGGCTCGGTTCAGCGGGGATGGGGCGGTGAAGTTGAGCGTATCCGGGAGTACACCGGTCGGGACCCGTTGCAGTCGATCCACTGGAAATTGTCGGCACGGGAGGATGAGGTCAAGGTTAAAGAGTACGCTGAGTCGTCAGCGGAGTCGTTGTTGATCAATCCGAGCCTTCTGCCCGGAGATGGGGAAGACCGGATTGCAGGTGCCGCATGGCTGGCGGTACAGTGGGGGAGTCGCCGCCCGGTCGGGCTTCTGCTGGCAGGAGAGCTGGTCCCGCCGCAGCAGGGGAGGGGGCAGATACGCAAAATTCTTGCACGACTGGCGGTGTATGGCATCGAGGACGAGTCGGTTAGCGGGGTTCAAGGGCCTTGA
- a CDS encoding alpha,alpha-trehalose-phosphate synthase (UDP-forming) — protein sequence MRQSSAGLSFRSLHLSLRFVLPLAVALGLLAYGVVPLIDGLMLRWSVRDMDIRSRLISSTLQDPLSELMRKGERQRISSLLVRVNQDERLLALGVCDNESRLLYKTPAFPAALSCRQPEHSGSDPEHLIRLPQGPVHVAVSPIGDESGSVGSLVLIHDMSFMERRSADTRQYVILLFAVLGVVISLITVFVAHLSWRGWMEGVRAMLRGEGILRPFAGQQAVTSSELQPLVGDLRALLRTLDAERRFADDATIFWSADTLRKLLHKELSGDQVLVVSNREPYIHSQEGETIRVQRPASGLVTAVEPVMKACSGTWIAHGSGSADRQTVDAHDRVGVPPEKPAYTLRRIWLSREEESGYYYGFANEGLWPLCHIAHVRPVFRSNDWQQYVAINRRFADAVVREAKTDDPVVLVQDYHLALLPGYIRAALPKATVITFWHIPWPNPESFGICPWREEVLQGMLGSTILGFHTPFHCKNFIETVDRYLETRIEHESSTISHNGKLTMVESYPISIQWPSPWQESQASVEECAREIRSSLGIGPDCLVGIGVDRLDYTKGILERFWAVERMLELHPELVGRFTFIQIAAPTRTALDDYQNFDAQVRALAARINKRFATASWQPLVLRIEHHEPEEVNRYYRAADVCMVTSLHDGMNLVAKEYVAARDDERGALVLSQFTGAAHELHEALLVNPYHIEQTAEALHEALVMPEYEQRERMRSMRALVRDFNVYRWAGRMLLDAARIRQREKLAARIGGLARVR from the coding sequence ATGCGTCAGTCATCTGCCGGCCTGTCGTTCCGTTCGCTGCACCTTTCCCTCCGTTTCGTGCTGCCGCTGGCCGTTGCCCTGGGGTTGCTGGCCTACGGGGTGGTGCCGCTGATCGACGGCCTGATGCTGCGCTGGTCGGTGCGGGACATGGATATCCGTTCCCGCCTGATCAGCAGTACCCTGCAAGATCCGTTGAGCGAACTGATGCGGAAAGGGGAGCGCCAGCGCATCAGCAGCCTGCTCGTGCGGGTCAACCAGGACGAGCGGCTGCTGGCCCTGGGGGTATGCGACAACGAGAGCCGTCTGCTCTACAAGACGCCGGCCTTTCCGGCGGCTCTTTCCTGCCGCCAGCCGGAGCACAGCGGCAGTGACCCGGAACATCTGATCCGTCTGCCCCAGGGACCGGTGCATGTGGCGGTCAGTCCCATCGGTGATGAAAGCGGCAGTGTCGGCTCCCTGGTGCTGATTCATGACATGAGCTTCATGGAGCGCCGCAGTGCCGATACCCGCCAGTATGTGATCCTGCTGTTCGCGGTGCTGGGAGTGGTGATCTCCCTGATCACCGTGTTCGTGGCCCACCTGAGCTGGCGGGGCTGGATGGAGGGGGTGCGGGCCATGTTGCGGGGGGAGGGGATTCTACGCCCCTTTGCCGGCCAGCAGGCGGTCACGAGTTCCGAATTGCAGCCGCTGGTGGGGGATCTTCGGGCACTGTTGCGAACGCTGGACGCGGAGCGGCGTTTTGCCGACGACGCCACCATTTTCTGGAGCGCGGATACGCTCCGCAAGCTGCTGCACAAGGAGCTGAGCGGCGACCAAGTGCTGGTGGTTTCCAACCGGGAGCCGTATATTCACTCCCAGGAAGGGGAGACCATCAGGGTACAGCGGCCCGCCAGCGGCCTGGTGACGGCGGTGGAGCCGGTGATGAAGGCGTGTTCCGGCACCTGGATCGCCCACGGCAGCGGCAGCGCCGACCGCCAGACGGTGGATGCCCATGACCGGGTGGGCGTGCCGCCGGAAAAACCGGCCTACACCTTGCGCCGGATCTGGCTGAGCAGGGAGGAGGAGAGCGGCTACTATTACGGCTTTGCCAACGAAGGGTTGTGGCCTCTCTGTCATATCGCCCATGTGCGGCCGGTGTTCCGCTCCAATGACTGGCAGCAGTACGTGGCCATCAACCGGCGCTTTGCCGATGCCGTGGTCAGGGAGGCCAAGACCGATGATCCGGTGGTGCTGGTACAGGATTATCACCTGGCACTGCTGCCCGGCTATATCCGGGCGGCGCTGCCCAAGGCAACGGTGATCACCTTTTGGCATATCCCCTGGCCCAACCCGGAATCCTTCGGCATCTGCCCCTGGCGGGAAGAGGTGCTGCAGGGGATGCTGGGCAGCACCATTCTGGGCTTCCATACCCCGTTCCATTGCAAGAACTTCATCGAGACCGTGGATCGCTACCTGGAAACCAGGATTGAGCACGAGTCCTCCACCATTTCTCATAACGGCAAACTGACCATGGTGGAAAGCTACCCGATTTCCATTCAATGGCCTTCACCCTGGCAGGAAAGCCAAGCCTCTGTTGAGGAGTGCGCCCGGGAAATCCGCAGCAGCCTGGGAATCGGGCCGGACTGTCTGGTGGGGATCGGGGTGGACCGGCTGGATTATACCAAGGGGATTCTGGAGCGCTTCTGGGCGGTGGAACGGATGCTTGAGCTGCACCCGGAGCTGGTGGGGCGCTTCACGTTCATCCAGATCGCCGCCCCCACCCGCACGGCCCTGGACGACTACCAGAATTTCGATGCCCAGGTGCGGGCGCTGGCGGCGCGGATCAATAAACGGTTCGCCACCGCCTCCTGGCAGCCGCTCGTGCTGCGGATCGAACACCACGAACCGGAGGAGGTGAACCGCTACTACCGGGCCGCTGATGTCTGCATGGTGACCAGTCTGCACGACGGCATGAACCTGGTGGCCAAGGAGTACGTGGCGGCCCGTGACGACGAGCGGGGGGCGCTGGTCTTGAGCCAGTTCACCGGGGCGGCCCATGAACTGCACGAGGCGCTGCTGGTGAACCCGTATCATATCGAACAGACCGCCGAGGCGCTGCATGAGGCGTTGGTCATGCCGGAGTACGAACAGCGGGAGCGGATGCGCAGCATGCGTGCCCTGGTACGCGACTTCAACGTCTATCGCTGGGCCGGCCGGATGTTGCTGGATGCGGCCCGGATACGACAGCGCGAGAAACTGGCGGCCCGTATCGGCGGCCTGGCCAGGGTGAGGTGA